ATTCCCTAAAGGGCAGCCCATTAGCAAAAACGCaggtaatttgtttttaaaacttcgATTATTCAGCCCtaggaaagcagaatatttacCTGTAATTTGCTGCTATCTTCTCAAATTCAGCCAGAACAACATCCAGTTCTGTAATATCTCTAGGAGATCTCTTCAGCTCTTTGGGACACCAAACCTGTACAGAACATGGGCTATCCACTGAAACAACAGAATAAAGATAAGCATTGCAGAATTCAGGTACACGTtctaaaataatagaaaagttATTGTGCCCACTGTTAAAACAACCATCTAAAAGTTATGAATACTTTAATATGAAACTTGAGAAGAGGGATATACGAATTCTTTCATCTGTCTTTGGCTGAGCAACTATGATATATTTATCTGGGAACACTTTAGAATTTGGATGATCAATCATATACAACTTCTTATTCTTCATCATTTCAAGCAAGTCCAGGAGCATGTTAGTGCACTAACTGATAAACTACACAGTCTACTGTAGATGTAGCTGTTTGTGCTGTAAAAACTATTAGCCTGAGTTTGGGCAACCTGCATTACTCAAAGAATCATGAGTTCTTATATTTGTATACATTTTGTATTAATACCATATatgcttcaaaagaaaactaTATACAAATATGTTTCTTTAAACTTTGTAACAGTATTATTAACTAATTCCACAAAAAAGTTAACCCATGTTTCTTCACACACTCCCAAATGTAAATCTAGTACTTGAATGTGATGGGGTACCGTTCAAAGGAAGCAAGATGACACCCGAGAAACAGTTTCTCTCTACCAAAAAACGCTACTGTCTTGAAGCTCCCTATCTCAAAGGTCTTTATACTAACAGCTGTGCCTATGCCATAAGTCAGGAGCACTCCAAGTTTGGCCCCACAGCTGATGCTCCAGGCTTCCAGACCAAGGGATGTACTGAAGTGTCTCACAGCTCCGTACCCATGGATCCAGGCTTCCCTCCAAAGGGAACCAGGCTGCATGCAAGGGATAATGCACACTTATGCTTTACCCTTCCAGGGGAGTAATAGGCAAGTCCAGGGATGGAAACCACTGGGATCAGAGCTCTGTGGCACACCAGCCCCTCAATTTAACCATTGCTAATGAGTGTCTATACCAAAGCTGAAACTAAAACCTTCCATTTCTAGAAGTGGTATGTTGTTACATACCAGAAACGAAAACCACCAAGTTATGGAAAAGCACTCATCTTCAATGAGGAAAAACTATATGGGAGTTTGAAAAGTCTACTTTACCAGAAGGATCTGATGTGTTCTCCTCTGAAGGCTGCTTATTCTTCACCTGGAATCGAGCAGTATTCAGAGCCTTCTGTGATATAAAAAGCAGATTAACTTCCAAAAAAATCCCTAGGTTTACTCATTTAAAATTCTGAGAGGTGGCAATTAGGCAGAATGCAGGAAAGCATTTCCTGACTGAAATGTCAGTATCATTTACATAGGCCGACTTCACCAGAATCACAGCACAGTGATCACGCTGCTGAGGGACAGCAGCTGCCTGACCGCACTGACCAACAGACGTGTCAGCCACTGGCCATGCAGCAGGAGTAGAACTATTTTAAGGGGCATATAGACCCTCAGTTCAGCATAGTCATTGCCCAGTATTAACACTTCTCTGATCAGCAGTGCCTGCTCACCTTCCTTTTCACCCACGTTCTGTGCCAATTCTTTCTCTACTGTGACTAGTTTGTGACACCAACAGCACTTTTACAAGAGTGCTGCATACATGCAGTTTACTGATGAAAGACGTAACACTCTGTACTGAATTTTATGCCATTTTCAACAATTCCAGTAAATTTCAATACGTAAAAAACTTTTATGCAAACTACTGCATAGCTTCTTTTATCATAGGCCTACTTTCTCAAGTCTGCAGATAGTTAACTTCCTCTGTATGCCTGGAAGCTTTGTGGGCCAAAAGCATTTTACGCTAATTGTGGTCTCAGTGTGGAAAAACACTCATTCAAAACCAAGTGGTTTTTGCTCAATTCTAATATATATTCAAAATTAacttcagcaataaaaactcaATTCTCTCATAAATATGTTTTACTTCAGTACTGAACAAGTACAAAAGATTTATATTCCATTTAGTATGCCGTTCTTTAAGAACACATATTCCAAGGATATGAGGAAgatatttgaaaaaagaaaagaacatattCCCAAATGAGCAAGAGAATGGGCCATAGGATCCAGGAACACCTGGCTGTTGTATTCCCCACTGACATGATGACTACAGCTTTAACCATTTCACAGGAATACTCTGAGGGTTAATGACTTCGGATACAATTAAGTACTAAGGCCATActaaaaaacaaatgaaagttcttcctctccctctcctctaaTGCAGACATGGCATGAAGtaagttaaaattaaattgaCTGATAATACTCAGGCAACTTTTTCTGTACCACATTCTCCTTAAGGGGTTCATCTTCAGGATCAGCTGTGTTGGATTTCTGAACATCACCACCAGACATTTTTGAGCGACGCGGTTTTttactaggaaaagaaaaaacatccacACGTAAACTCACTACACACTGAGAAAGAATGATCTTCAACCATATACACAACAAAATCTTGTGTTTTGGGGAACATTTTGTACTGCTATGTCATTTAGTTTGTGTTTCCTAAATAGACTACATAAAAAGTTGCAAATGGTATATAAAGGGAACAGAATCTTTATCCCTCAATAGCAAGCCTCACAACAATTTAGAAATCCATTACTAACTGACCACCGGGATAGCCATGCTGTATTGAGCAGAAACTTCGAAACAGAGACAAAATTATTATTGAGGATATTTTAGCAGGAATGGAGAAGGCTTTCTTGGTGGGGGGCAGggttggaaataaaaaaaaacaaaaaaaatacatactctTATACAAGCCCTATTATTGTCTTACTATTTTATTCAGCTAAGAACTATTTCAGATTTAAACCAAATTTAACAAATGAGAAGCATACTAAAATTTGcattaaaagatttaaaaaataattttctttgttacaTATGATCTAACTGGCTTCTAcctatttttcagtttttctacCTTTTAACTTTAGACAGCAGCATTTAGAGAACTAATTAAAACCTCacagagatattttaaaatcctttaatataaaaaaaatacagtaagtaCTTAAATCCATGTACTGCTCACAGAAGGCAGACTCTATTTATTCTCCCATTCCTTTTCTACATTCCTCAACCTTACTCTTTTGGTTTCTCATCTGGGAAATTTTAAGTTAAAGCATCTGTTTAATAAGCAACTAGGGAAACCTGacaaacagaacatttttcccatttaatctaaaaatctaaagattaaattaaatgctggcaattacttttttccagaccttccttctgtatttttccGTTGCAGTGCTGAAACATGACGAAGTGACTTGTCTTGTGAACGTTCCTCTCCATAAGCATCCACAGCAGTACTGTGCAAAGGGTGAtctaaaaagaacagaaaataagctGTATGAAAATTGTTCCCATCTGTTCAGGCAAAGAGCGTGGACATGCTAGCAGTGCCTGCCATTAAACCTTTAGTTAGAGCATTTGTGGTTTGCTCACTAATACAAAGAAAGTCTTGTTAAAAGTATTATTTGAGGattaggaaaaatatatatgtagtgAAAAGCTTCATAGTTTCTATGCTCATCCACCTGCTATTTCTTtataaaccaaaaccaaaggtGCAGGAAAGCTCAGCATGTACATATGGCATATAgcaagcaaaacattttgtacAGTTTATGTAAAGTCTCTCTCTGCTATAGCATACATCAATCTTCTATACATTTAACAACTACTTtctaaattttatctttttttttttttttaatacggATTTTTAGCTGCTTTATTGGATGCTATAAGGCAGTTACAACTACTACAGAATGTTTGTAAATGTAGAATTCTTTCAGGTAGCTACCAAACCAAATAGAACTCTGAGAACTTTACAGCTTTAGTATGCCTTCCATAgtatagatttcttttttcaagcaCACTCCCAGAAAAATTTAGTGTTAGCTTACATTAGTGTTAGTGGGCATcctttttacagttttaataGATACCACAGAACTGAGGAAAAGAGGAGCTTTTAATTTTCCAGCCTTTCCCGTATGACAACCCTTTTGCTATATTGTTCTTTATAGCTCATTTTCAATGCTTTTTCTAGTAGTTACATATATATTTCCATAATTTTCTTAGATTAGTAACTATTATAGGTGAGAAACAGCCCTTAGCATTTTCTCTACAACTTCTAATTACacagtttttcaaatatttttcttactagCATTGACATATAAGAGCTACATATATTTAATAATAGAGGACTTCACACAGGGGCACCTATTCAGTCTAAATTGATTCTCTTCCAGTATACTGAGAGACCTCATTACACAAGTCCCAGACGGAGCATGAAAGTGGCTTTAATGCCTCACCAAAAATAGTATGTTTTTGTGATGttacttttttaaagtaacatcTGAAAGTGGCAGAACAACATCCCCGTGAATGTCTAAGTTTGCTGCCATGAATACTCTTACAATAGCAAAAATTTCACTTCATAATTTGTGACTTAATGGAGAATAACTTACGATAttgaactttcattttaaaatgtaaattcttACACAACTGCAACGTTATATTGTGTGAAATTCTACCATTCAGACTATAAAAGTTGAATACccagtatttttccattaacttcTGCTTGCACATATTACAACATTATTCTTGTTACTTcctaaatgacagaaaataacaCTGCTCTCAAAAAAACCTGTCTCTCCTGCTCCTAACTTTCTCTGGCAAAGAAACAATACCTTTTCCTAGGTAAGCATTGGACTATTTTGCCCATATGGTTTGTTCATGAAAATCACACATTAAATGACATTCCAGTTAATACTAACCAAATGAATCGTCAAGCTCCTCAAGCTGACTTGCTTCCGCTACCTTCAATATCCTTGAGACATCCGGTTCCTCAAGTGGAAGTAATTTGCAATGAGAACGGGACTTGGCTGTGTGTTCCTGGATGGGTATGAAATTAATAGCTAGTTCATCCAGCTCTTTGAGTGTAAAACAGATGAAATATGGCAATGACTTTCAAGAACGTTTGACTAGAAATACATTTAACCAGGATCATATTGACTACTGAGCTACGATACAAAGTATTTGAAgcatgtgttttttctttatgctaTGGGTATTTTCCCCTAAGAGAAGCGATAGCATAAACCTGATACATTCTGCTATTTGATACTGTACTGTAGTGTGAGCTTTGTCTTATTTCATAAAGTTAAGTGTATAAGCTTAGACATCTTATAACAGTCTAATATCTGGTTTCTACGATCTGTGgcctttttgttttcaggcattaaaatatttcttctttcatctcTATATTACACAAATTCCCATCCTTGTCcaatgtaattattttcattttaaaaaactgaaaagctgtaGTGTAACTCCTTATAAAAAGAGGAATTTATAAATCAAATATTACACAAACACTTCAGTAAAGCAGAAGGGTAGAGGAGAATGGCACTAGTTTGTGAAATATCTGTAAACATGTCATTCACACGATAAGTGTGGGAGTGAATTTGCTCActaatttgtgtgtgtgcatggagAGGGAATTATAAGGAGAAGACACCGACTTCCTGAACTTTTAATTTTAGCAGCACTTAGCAGTGCCTCAAGTTTTGTTATGGTACAAAATATAGACACATCAACTATTTCCCCTTCAAGCTATTCTCTTTAATTttacaaaactattttcaaactTTTGCCTGTTTGAAAGTCAATAGCCCATCTTGCCTGATGATGTACTTActcattgtcctggtttcagctgggatagttaattgtcttcctagtagctggtatagtgctatgtttttgagttaggtgtgagaaaaatgttgataacacactgatgttttcagttgttgctcagtagtgtttagactatagtcaaggatttttcagcttctcatgcccagccagcaagaaggctggaggggcacaagaatttgggaggggacacagccagggcagctgacccaaaatggccaacagtgcattccataccatgggacgtcccatctagtttaggaactggggagtgggggcggggaatcgccgctcggggactggctgggcatcggtcggcgggtggtgagcaattgcactgtgcatcacttgtacattccaatccttttattagtactgttgtcattttattagtgttatcattattagtttcttcttttctgttctattaaaccgttcttatctcaacccacgagttctgtttcttttcccgattttctcccccatcccactgggtgggggggaagtgagtgagcagctgtgtggtgcttagttgctggctggggttaaaccacgacactcgtaaaagaaagaaagaaaaaaaggaggaaaaaaaaaaaagaaaaacttgcacGCCCCAAACCTGCACCAGCAGGGACTGCACAGCACAGTTCCCagcaaagccccccccccccgttaaCACCTGCGCATCCACCTCCAGAgccaaaaccacaaaagcacAGTCAAGCAACAAAACGTTGTAATGCTGTAACTCACCTTTAATTTATTTCCGGAACggtttctcttcattttcttctttgaggaCATTCCACCGTTCAGTACGTGCTGCCAAATACACAGCTGAGGATTAAGCTACCGACGAACCGTCCCCGACGCACATCCACTCTCTCTGCGTCAACACCCGGGAGAGAGCAGGAAATCTTCGTTAGTTCACTGCGCGACGCGTTAACTCACGGCAGAAGCAGTAACGCCCGCTGCATGACACCAGCCCGACGCCTGGCGCCGTTTCTCCCCTGCAGGAGGCCCCAGGAGCCCaagggcggcccggcccggcccggcccgccgcctcCGGGAGGAGAGAAGGCGGCCGGCGGCCCCCGTCGCTCTCccggccctgccccggcccggcggaCACCGGCTCCCCTCGGCCCGAGCCCCtccggggacccccccgccgGCAGCCGCGCCGCCTTCCCGCCGCGATTCAAACCGGCCGCCCGGCAGGCGGGAAGGGGAGGCGCGACGAGCCGGCGCAGCCCCGGAAGGGGAACCGCCAGGGCGGCGGaggccccgcggccgccgccacAGGCCCGCGCCGACCCCGAGCGCaggcgcccgcccgccccgccgggcgggggcggcggcagcgcggcTGAGGCGAGGGGCCGAGCTGCGGCCTGGGCGGGAAGGCGGGAGCGAagagcggcggggcgggggaaccaccccaaaacccaaaccaacagcCGGCCGTGGTTTCTTATGtaccacccccccacacacgCCCGATGCCACGAACCGATGCTGCGCGTGGGTGGCACTGCATGAACAGGCCAAGAtagtgaccaaaaaaaaaaaatgtaggatGCAGATGGAAAACTTGTAATGCTGTTCTCTCAGGCATGTAGTGACTTAGCAATTTAATTGCTAACAGGAGGTTTAGCGATTTGTCAAGGCCTACTAGGCTGTTCTTCCGGAGATCACCAGCTGCCCACCTTTGTCCAACCAAATAAGTTAAAACACAGTGAAACACCACTTTAGGATTAACAAGTGGCGAGTTCTCTTCATGCTTCTAACATGCGAGCAGTAGCACCCAGCCCCGCTGAGCAGCCCAGGAGCCCGAGGTTACAGGCAGTAGTACAGACGGTGTACAGCACAGCTTTGTTTCTGTAGTGATAAATGGCTCTTCCAGAAAGCTTTGGTTGGTAGGATGTGCTAAGACCATAAAGCTTAGACCCAGCTCTCGCCCATCTCCAGTAGGAGAGGTGTGGTGACACTTGGCCTTTCCAAGCAGCATGTGCACATATTTGAATGTGGTACTGGATAACTGACAAAAATTTGGATTTCCTTCAGTAGGGAAGAGGTATACAAGTGAACATAGAAACTACTCAAAGGAGAAAGCCTACCATGGCTACGGACAGAAGTGTGCTTATTGTTTCACAATAACATCTGTGTTAACATTGAGCTCTAAACATTGTCTTGGTGGTGATGCTTCATCTACCCTGATCTGATAAATCTCATCGTGATTAAAGCAAGATGCACAGTataagggggaaggggaggaatgGTGACAGAGCAGAGGAGGGACAACCACTACTACCCAAAAGCAGCATAAGAGTTTAAGAAAACTCCAGATTTCACTCAAAAGTTGTTCATGATAATGAACACTACCTAACTGTCAGAAACCATACTGAAGACAAAAGTAAAgattgtggtggtggtggtgttgaaGAATACTGACAGAGCAAGTTACATGCAACAGCATCCCTTTCTTACAGATACTGGCCAAAAAACTTACACACAAACTTACCTTCCAGAAGTCAAATGTCAACAACCAGCATTTATCCTTTAGTATGTTTGTAGCAGTGGAGTTTCACAGCTTGTCAGAGTTATCAAATTACACCTGGGCTTGTTAGTCAGCAGCACCTTTCCTTGATAAACAAACACTTCACTGAgttgaaatgcagaaatatttattttggtttccttcattggttttgaaaattgttttggttttataaaaCATAGAAATAGCCAACACTAAGCAAACATTTGAATTCCAATGTAACAAACTACTGCTCTAACAGTTGACTTGGATTTGTGTACCTTAATTGCACACATGTATGAAATTATGCTACAGGGTAGTGCATTACAATCACACACAAATCTTAGTGCAAACCTTGTTGTGCTTGTATTTTACATATATCCATGTTTTCAAAAAACAGCAATGAATGCCAATGCAAAACCAACTCTGTTAAGGATAGCAAAAGACTTATGCTGTAAT
The Haliaeetus albicilla chromosome 1, bHalAlb1.1, whole genome shotgun sequence DNA segment above includes these coding regions:
- the CENPU gene encoding centromere protein U isoform X3, yielding MSSKKKMKRNRSGNKLKEHTAKSRSHCKLLPLEEPDVSRILKVAEASQLEELDDSFDHPLHSTAVDAYGEERSQDKSLRHVSALQRKNTEGSKKPRRSKMSGGDVQKSNTADPEDEPLKENVKALNTARFQVKNKQPSEENTSDPSVDSPCSVQVWCPKELKRSPRDITELDVVLAEFEKIAANYRQSIESNICRKAINGFCSAFKDQITDLIVEVQELKNMKKKNAKVITDIKKKRQQLLQLREELIGAEPQLIQLQKEYAEIQERKSSLRQATELLTDLKQLQQDCLDYREENPKETLVYGTSSLPALLVESRRILGAERHFQNINKKLEEALAVQRGKLSEKH
- the CENPU gene encoding centromere protein U isoform X4; this translates as MSSKKKMKRNRSGNKLKEHTAKSRSHCKLLPLEEPDVSRILKVAEASQLEELDDSFDHPLHSTAVDAYGEERSQDKSLRHVSALQRKNTEGSKKPRRSKMSGGDVQKSNTADPEDEPLKENVALNTARFQVKNKQPSEENTSDPSVDSPCSVQVWCPKELKRSPRDITELDVVLAEFEKIAANYRQSIESNICRKAINGFCSAFKDQITDLIVEVQELKNMKKKNAKVITDIKKKRQQLLQLREELIGAEPQLIQLQKEYAEIQERKSSLRQATELLTDLKQLQQDCLDYREENPKETLVYGTSSLPALLVESRRILGAERHFQNINKKLEEALAVQRGKLSEKH
- the CENPU gene encoding centromere protein U isoform X2; translated protein: MSSKKKMKRNRSGNKLKEHTAKSRSHCKLLPLEEPDVSRILKVAEASQLEELDDSFDHPLHSTAVDAYGEERSQDKSLRHVSALQRKNTEGRSGKNKKPRRSKMSGGDVQKSNTADPEDEPLKENVALNTARFQVKNKQPSEENTSDPSVDSPCSVQVWCPKELKRSPRDITELDVVLAEFEKIAANYRQSIESNICRKAINGFCSAFKDQITDLIVEVQELKNMKKKNAKVITDIKKKRQQLLQLREELIGAEPQLIQLQKEYAEIQERKSSLRQATELLTDLKQLQQDCLDYREENPKETLVYGTSSLPALLVESRRILGAERHFQNINKKLEEALAVQRGKLSEKH
- the CENPU gene encoding centromere protein U isoform X1 — encoded protein: MSSKKKMKRNRSGNKLKEHTAKSRSHCKLLPLEEPDVSRILKVAEASQLEELDDSFDHPLHSTAVDAYGEERSQDKSLRHVSALQRKNTEGRSGKNKKPRRSKMSGGDVQKSNTADPEDEPLKENVKALNTARFQVKNKQPSEENTSDPSVDSPCSVQVWCPKELKRSPRDITELDVVLAEFEKIAANYRQSIESNICRKAINGFCSAFKDQITDLIVEVQELKNMKKKNAKVITDIKKKRQQLLQLREELIGAEPQLIQLQKEYAEIQERKSSLRQATELLTDLKQLQQDCLDYREENPKETLVYGTSSLPALLVESRRILGAERHFQNINKKLEEALAVQRGKLSEKH